In Mycobacterium sp. Aquia_216, a genomic segment contains:
- a CDS encoding TM2 domain-containing protein has translation MSTPNPPEFPYGPPPEGWRPPGYVPPQGPPMPPPSGYPGYPPQPGYPTPPPYTGYAGYLGDPAPFGRDPATGLPLSDKSATTAGLLQLFLGVFGIGRFYIDSTQIAVAQLLLGLLGCVFTLFCFIAAPLLLGSVIWAIVDAVMMFTGSVKDNYGRKLR, from the coding sequence ATGTCGACGCCGAACCCACCCGAATTTCCGTACGGCCCGCCGCCTGAGGGGTGGCGGCCGCCCGGTTACGTGCCGCCCCAAGGTCCACCGATGCCACCGCCGTCGGGGTATCCGGGATACCCGCCGCAACCCGGCTATCCAACGCCGCCGCCATACACCGGCTACGCGGGTTACCTGGGCGACCCGGCGCCGTTCGGACGCGATCCGGCGACCGGACTGCCGCTGTCCGACAAGTCCGCCACCACAGCGGGGCTGTTGCAGCTGTTCCTTGGCGTGTTCGGCATCGGCCGCTTCTACATCGACTCGACCCAGATCGCGGTCGCACAGCTGCTGCTGGGTCTGCTCGGGTGCGTCTTCACCCTGTTCTGCTTTATCGCAGCGCCGCTCCTTCTGGGCAGCGTCATCTGGGCGATTGTCGACGCGGTGATGATGTTCACCGGGAGCGTGAAGGATAACTACGGCCGCAAGCTGCGCTAG